The sequence GATGTTAGCTATACGAAGAGTCTCGTTAACGACCTGAATCAAAAAATAGAGTTGTGATGAGACATTACTAGAAAGGCTAAAAGACAAGAAGAATATTAATACTAAGCTTTTAAGTAAGTAGACTCACACATTGTGTGAATGGCATTGACTTGTAATCGCTCCATTCAAGACTCTCCGAATCACTCTTCTTCATTACCCTAATCGTTTCATGCTCTTCCTGttttatttcaaacaataaAGATACCatatcaaccaataataaaataaaaaggtttaaACCAAAAGTATAATTAGGTCACATTCCACCAGCTTTGACCTGCTTCTTTGGCAAAGTTTTGGTTCTATTCGTGACTAAGCGACGATGCCACTAAATCTAGTGACTATTAAAACCATGTTTACAAACAAAACTAATGACGTCAACAGACACCTAAAATGGGATGAGAGCTTGTCGGTCGCAACACAAACATATTTATGATAATAATACTTTTATCTTTAGTGTAAATGTATTATTTAGTGGGGAATATTCGAACAAAGTAAGATAAAAGAAGATGTAATAATGCGTGTAGTTGAGGAGACAAACTGGTCAAATCTGTGAAACTGTAACTCCTTATTTCAACAGCATTTAACATTTCTAATATCACGAACACATGTAATGATGATGTCTAGGGTTCGAGAATGACTTGTTTGACTTTTATAcggtaactcgtaccttttgcATGTTGTTTTTCTTAACACTTTTCAccttcaaccacttaacaatATGCTTAATTTAGAAATGTGAAGTTGATCGATGAGAATAGATACTACTAATGTAAAATTAAACTTGATGCAggttttaaaggatctagcatGACTAGCTTATAATacattatttatatgaatatataacaATGAATATATTTTGGCTAAGAATTTGTGtgtttgataaattattttttgctgttgtccaaaaaaaaaattttttttttgctttatcaATCATATAGACAACCAAAATGGATTAAAACAGTCCAAATGGTCACATATATCATCAATAAATCATTTGAATTAGTTATTGCTCATTTGTATGTCAAAAAAACtctattctaaaaaaaaactctaaatctaagtttgaatttttgctacaagttttttttgaattatcaGAAAAAACACAAACACATGCATGTATACGAACATTGAAAAAAATACCTTGAGTTGAGCAAGAGCTAGAGGAGTTTCGGTGACAAATTTAACGGCGAGAGTCATGATCGTAGAGGTTGTTTCATAACCGGCGACGAGTATAGCCACCAAGAAATCAACAATCTCTTCATCGGAAAATCCTTCATCCGCCGCAAGCAACGCCGCGAGcatatctttctttctttcccctccttcttcctcctccttccTCCTTTTCATCACCACCACCGTCAGCTCTTCTGCCACCTTCCTCCGCGccttataaatacaaatatatattgattagaAAATAGCctaaaatgattaaataaataataagagcaattaaattaatttaataaaagatACTTTGATGGCTTTGCGGTAAGTGGTGGAGAAGAGAGGGATAGGTAGAGAAAAAAATCCTTCGATGACAAGAATATACTCTTTCCTTAATCTTTCACTCCATTCCCCTGGATCAAAGCTCATCAACTGCTTCACCGTTAGCTCAAACGTTAtctgcatcatcatcatcataacaCATATATCATCTATAACATGCATGCGGTGACTCGTCGTGACTAACTGAGCCAAGAGCTCAGTCCggttattcaattaaaaaaatgtgaTAAAAACGGCGTCTAAGTGGCAAATCGATCATAAACAAAACAAGTTTTCTAAACATTATTCAccgtatgttttttttctataaaactcCTAGTTATTGCTTAATCTTTGATAAAACGTCTAATTACTGTTtaacaaattttcttttctgtttaacaatttatttccttgatttttcttttgttctgatataaaaattaatggGTTTAATTAATTTCGTGATATTTAATACCTTTTTGGCTTCTTCCATGAGGAGAACACGAGAGGACCAAGAATCAAGATTAAACTGGACTAACCGGTCAATATCGAGCATAAGATGGTCTTTAATGATTGAAGAGTTAGCGAAGCTCATGGTAAGAGAATGCATACGTTTATGCAAAGAACCTTTCATAAGAACTAAAGAGTGTTTCCCCAAAAGGTTACATATGGAAGCTGGATAAGATCCCTCGAAAAGCTTCCCTTCGTTCTGAAGAACGAACCGGTTCATTTCCGCATCGGCTGAGAAAATCGTCGGTTCACCGAATAGATGCGTCAtgaaaaccgaaccgtaccttGCCACTCTCTCGTCGATGAAAGGCTCAGGGTTCTCAGTCTTGTAAGCTTTGATCAGCTGCAGAGTCTCGCCTATCAGAGGATAGCCGAGACTTCCCGGAGGAAGACCCATCCGCCTGTAACGGATGCGGCGAATGAAAAGGAGGAAAGCGGCAGCGACGGaggagaggaggaggatgaaGGAGAAGgccattgatgatgatgatggttgaGAGGATTGgtgataaagagagagagagagagagaattaaTGGAGAGGGAAGAGTGGGCACACGGGGGGGGGTTCTGCACCGAGTAGGACCTTTCATCATTATACTCTTTTGCattcttcttattattattcttcataattattattttttcgaaAAAATTAAAGCATTTAATATTCCATAAATTAATGAACAGCTGAATAAGaaataattatcattttatggtgatatcattctaaatttgctttatgttttaAACAAAATCATTAAGAATCGGTAACTTGAGGCATAGTCTTGGAGTTtagtttgtttctatttttgtcAACTAACTTAAAGCATATTCGGTAAGTGAGAATTTGACTGTATTTAGTTAATTTGGATCTTGTCTTAAACATTAGatattattagatttttatcatatattattagcttttatgcaaatataatacatgcattattttttgttattaaatggTGTGTTATCACAAATACATAGAAAAATTTGTTATAGAGCtacaatatcataaaattattattctagatcatttatatatacattagaAATATGgaggaaataataaatttggTTCCATTTTTCAACTTATTACATTGTTGAATAGATTGATCCTTTGGAACCTAACATGAAATAAAATGTATACAAAATCACAATACTGTCTATCAAAAAGTTACACGTGAAAACAGAACAGTCGAAACATGGTTATGGAAAAATTTGTTAGTAGATGAGTTTTAGAAGGTTGAAATCATGTTTTGGGTTTAAGATAATTAACCATGTTTCACGTAAATAAATGTAGGCTAGTTGATAAATATTTCTCCTAATAGTCGAAACATGGTTATGGAAAAATTTGTTACTGTATATACATTACACGTGAAAACAAAACAGTCGAAACCGAGGTTGAAATCATCTCTAAAAGCAGTACGTATAAtgtacaatataataaaatttaagagaAACATTTATCAACTAGCCTACCCGAAGAAACAACCGTCGAAACCAACACCTGAGAGATTAAAAGACTTGAGATTACATTAGTAGATGAGCTTTGGGTTTACCATCATGAGTTATAATTACTCCCAAAATCAAACATGATTATGGAAAAAATAGATaatcgattttcaaaaaaaaagaaaaacataatcattccacgaaactttttttttttttgttcaaaaaaaaaaaaaaaaagttacgtggaatgattatgtttttcttttttttttgaagagtaGCTTGTGCCTTGTTGGTCCACAATTTGCCTATAAACACCTCATatgtctctctctttttctcacCCGAAGTTCCCATTTCATGAGTTTCccgtcatctttttttttaaagatatatttATGTTGTCTAATAAAGTTAGGCCTCTTCATAATTTATTAGTGATAATACTAATtatgttcagaacttcatgatGATTTTTGATGTACTTACATCTGACTTTTACGCGTTACACTTTTAGTGACATGATATAGAAATGTGGGTTGATGTATACATTAAAATTGAAAGATTAAAAGATGTTTTGGGGACCAAATCTTCATCAATTTGGTTGGATTTGGGGGTTTCTTTAATTATTACCCCTTAATTTGCATAGTATCAAGTATTCCGTTCTAGCTTTCactttattttgtttatcaCTGTCACATGTTATCCTTTCTCATCCACTAAGAAACTAATGGAGTAGTTTATATActcaaaacaaaaatagttcTACTAGTTTATACACCAAAGGAGAAGAGGAAAATGGGTCAAACGGAAAAAGAGCAAAGAGAAGAGTAAAAGCAAAGTACGTAGTGATTAGCAACACTTGCCTCTCTTAGTTCTAAGTTTAAATTGCAATTAATATTCTCTTTGTTATATGCTATAGAATCTCAGTGTGAGTCCCCACTTAAGATCACATCTTCAATCATTTATAACACATGCATTTCGTATAAAGTTATGAAGTGAACATAATAATTAGCACTACAAATACGACACTAAGGCCTAAGTAAGACCTATAAAGAAAAATCACATCAATGTCATATAAAAGGCGAATTGGTCTAAATTCTAATGATTCAGTATACTCCTCTCATTTCAGTTTAATTGTCGTAAGTaaagtttttgtttcaaaataaataccATTTTAgaatatcaattaaaaaaatattaataatattctatagtttgttttttattagttaaattatggttaaatatataagtaatgatgtttttattttagaaatatgtaaaattaaatattttttaaatttgtgtgTATAAACCTAAAATGACAACTAAAATAAAACGAAAAAAGTAAATGTTTTTGCTGACCCTAAACCACATTCTCATGTTTATTTCCTTCCTCAACAAAGCAAACACTAAAAGTGGAATTTCTAAAAGCAGAAATAGTTCTccccaattgttttttttttttcttctaataattataatattgaaATGATAGTGGTTTTTAAATTAGTGTTCTCTTTTCAGTTGCTCCTCGAGTATTTGAAGTAtttcttttattcttctttAGCTAGCACACTCAAATTCCCCAAAGTTTTCCTCCATGTAGATAGAGGTGAATACCGTGAAGTCACCACTAGAATACATTGATATCCACTCCAGGAGACAGCCTTTTAAGTATTCATGTTGGACactaaaattgatgatgataagACATGCAAATGCATGTCATTTCTTGTAAAGGACACAGGAGTTACAAAAATTGTTTCTATTTGGTTATACTGCTTGACTAGTGTTTAGTGTACCATGATAATTATATCAAACGTTGAGAAGAAATGTTTACGATCTAATGACCCATAGTGTCATACAAAGATGAAGCATTACtttcacaaaaatattatcagtaACATGTGATGAAAGCAGAGTCATCATAACCCAATATGTGCCccctattttattattattagtatcACTATTTTAATCTTGAAGATTTGACACGTCTTCATTCCGATTAGTTGTTATGATTATCATGTGTATCAAATTTAATATAGTAGATAAATACTCCCTTCTTAGTGGGTAAAGagataaaattataacaatataaTGTTGTCGCATTAACCTGTGTCCTTGGATAGCTATAAGAGCAACGACGCTTTACTATACTATTATATGCTTGCAATCTTGTATGTTTGAGGCTTAGGCCAATGCATGCCTCATTTGAGAATTGATACCATAtgattcatttttttcattattattgGCGATGTAAGTAACTGAGATGGCAAGAATGTTGGATTTTTCAACATCTTAATTTTAGGAATTCGGTATGGAATATTCCAgttgtatattaaaaaaactaaagctACCACATCGGTATGGTATAAGAAGATTAGGATTCAAACTGATAATAGATGAGTGGGATGAAGATGTGTGATTTGACAAATCACGAGACACACGACATACGATATCTTAAAAAATCCACGTGTGAAGTGAGTTTTCAGCTTCTGTCCAAAAAATGCAGATGCCTCTCTAATCTCTATTCCTCTTCTTTGGCCTTATCGTTTGGATAATTTACTTATCACTCTCATTATTCGTACTTGCCTGTGACCCGTACACATAATCCCATTATCACATCTCTTACCTTTTTCGTACTTAACGTTATATCTTCTTACGTATCAATACCCTAATACTTCATCTGTTtcataaaattacatattttagaaaaaaaaattattacaaattttttttatatatattttcaatgtatattttattaaataattgcAAATTAGAAAAAACGTAATTGCacttattgaatttttattagtttaaaattattttaaaaaatcacaaaaaattatgaaaatttaatgtgttttattaaaatctgtgaaaaatctaaaatatacaacattttaaaatatactattcacAAAGCAAACTTATCTCTCTTCTCCATCtatttcttacatttttttcttaataccaATGAGTGAAAAAAGTTTTAGAATCCtcttaaaatatcaataattaattaaatagatTGGTAATAAGATTagagtatttttttagattcaCCCCTAAcattaagtaataaaaatttgcCAACTCATattatgtttttgaaaaaaaaaatacaaaaatagtagtaattctcaaaaaaaaattaacgttGTTAAAAACGCAAGCaaaatcctaaaccataaatcataTAGATTAAATCCTTGACAAATCCATATGTGCCAAATCAGCATAAGTTAGTTTTTGAGAAAGTTAAAAAAAGGTTAAACTATGGTAATTAGGTAATGTGAACATAACAACACACAGCTGTAAAACCTCAAATGACATCCTTGGAAAAcagtaattaattttttactatattttaaaagaacGATAGTTTGATAAAACTTTTTTAACTAAACGTGGCCGTTCTGTATTATACTCTTTGACACAAGTCTTTTATACGTTCGCGACTTTGATATCCGATCTTATTAGGGTTCTACCATGACAAAACCGCGACAGAAGCTCTTGGAGGATCGTCAAACTATCCTTGGTCGTCGGCGACTTTACGCTGACGAAAACTCATTGCCGATCTCAACTGATCTCATCTACGAGATATTCTTGAGACTGTCGCCTAAATGCATAGGGAAATGCCGTTGCGTATCGAAGCTATGGTCTTCTATAGTTGACCGTCAAGAGTTCACAGATCTGTTTCTGAAACAATCTTCTGCTCGTCCTCAGCTCTTGTTCGCATGTGAAATTGGCTGCAAGGTATACTTCTTCTCCTCGACTCAGCCTCAAAATCCGGAAGAGTACACGCCTCCTATAACCGCCAGCTATCATATGAGTTTACACTTGAATCATGCGTATCAGATTCATAGTCCTATACGCGGTTTGGTCTGTACAAGAGGTTTCAGTGGAGGCTTAAAGGGAAGGAAAAGACCAGAGATGGTACGTGTGATATGTAACCCTAGAACAAGACAATCCTTCACTTTACCGAGGATGAATACAAGGAAGGGGTGTGAGGTAAGAAGCTTTTTTGGGTATGATCCCGTTGAGAAGCAATTCAAGGTCTTGTCAATGACATTGTCACATGGCAAAGATGACGCCATGCAC is a genomic window of Brassica napus cultivar Da-Ae chromosome A2, Da-Ae, whole genome shotgun sequence containing:
- the LOC106380838 gene encoding cytochrome P450 90A1, whose protein sequence is MAFSFILLLSSVAAAFLLFIRRIRYRRMGLPPGSLGYPLIGETLQLIKAYKTENPEPFIDERVARYGSVFMTHLFGEPTIFSADAEMNRFVLQNEGKLFEGSYPASICNLLGKHSLVLMKGSLHKRMHSLTMSFANSSIIKDHLMLDIDRLVQFNLDSWSSRVLLMEEAKKITFELTVKQLMSFDPGEWSERLRKEYILVIEGFFSLPIPLFSTTYRKAIKARRKVAEELTVVVMKRRKEEEEGGERKKDMLAALLAADEGFSDEEIVDFLVAILVAGYETTSTIMTLAVKFVTETPLALAQLKEEHETIRVMKKSDSESLEWSDYKSMPFTQCVVNETLRIAN